The Falco biarmicus isolate bFalBia1 chromosome 1, bFalBia1.pri, whole genome shotgun sequence DNA segment GCATCCCCGGTCGCTGCTGACTGTAACTGACCCATCAGCACCTGCTCAGTATGAGGGAAAGCGAAGAGGCTTTAATAGGaatatttcaacttttttcttgCCAATATCAGTTATTCAATATCACAAGCAGGGAGAGTCAGTGAGACCAAGGGTGAATGAGAAAGCCCTCTCCCAGCTGGAAGATGGAATTTCTACCACAATTTAATTTCCAAGGAGGAATAAGTAGGATTATtctttattaatcttttttgcATCCCAGTTTACCTTTGTCATGATGGCCTTTTCCTAGGGAGGCCCAAGActgaggggcaggggctgtTCCAGGCCCAGAGAGAGTAGCCAAGCTGCTCAGCACGGGGCATCTCAGCTCTCGGGGCTGCACGTGCCTCCTGCATGGGCTCTGTGCCTGGCCAGTTTGCAGGGTGGCACCAGCGCAGGATCCAAGGCCGTTGCAATAGCACTTCTGAGTTTAAGCAGGGATTTAGCAAGTGACAACATGAAAAGCTACTTGTTCCTGCTGTCCCTTTCAACCTCTTCATCAAAGTCTTTCTCTCCTGTCCTTTGATTTGGATGCTCCCTTTCCCTGAATCTTGGATGGGATCCTAATGTTTGAGAGGTGGGGGCTTTTCCCTTCCAGTGATCCACTCTTCCTGGGACAACAGTTGATTTCAGtcatgttttttctcatctgtgtGGCACTCTGTTGCAGGCCCTTCACTCAAGTTGGAtgggttttttctgccttgGTCGACACTCAGCAGTTTAAAATTAGCTTGCTGAAGGTGCTGTCGTTAATTAGCAGATGGTTCTCTCGCACTCACTCTCATCAAtgctctttgtttcctttcctttcctttctctggatctcaccagtgctggtgctgtgaTTATCTGGTGTGGGCCCTACCTGGTTTCTGAAGTCTCCTTGGGAAGAGCGTGGGATGCTGTATTTGCTAATCAAACTCAATTCTCTCTTGACCTCCTGTGGCTCACCTGACCCCAGGGGCAGTGCCAGACAGTGGCTGATGCTCCTCTCTCTGTCCTCCTACAGTGCCCCAGGATCTGATGGACACACCGGGTGCTGGCCTGCCTCCCATGTGGCAACCCAGCACCCGCAagtcctcctgctcctcctgctctcaGAGCGGCTCCTCTGATGGTGGGCCATCCAACGGCTGCAGCCATGAAAGGTACgatggctgtgctgctgctttctttgaGAAATACAGGTAAAATAGAACAAGGCTTAcaggtgaaagcccagctggaTGGCTGAACGAGAGCAATTATGGGTGCCAGTGGTGTCTTCAGCTTCACACTCAGCTGGGTTGTCCAGGGACCATTTGCAGGGGCTAGTGGGGTGTGTCCAGGCCGAAGTGAAGTTTGTCCCCTTATCTGGGACAtctgagctgctctgtggctgTGTCCTGGCAGCAAGAATTGCTGCTCTCGAGCTGAGCAGAGGGCTGGTAGTGCAcctctgaaagcaaagctggaaCAGTCAGATCAAAGCAGGGGCTGAGGGAATGCATGGGAGCGTTTCCTCTCCTCGCACCGGGTATGTTTTTATTGGCAGAGCTCCGTTGAAGCTCCTGTGTGACAATATGAAGTACCAAATCCTCTCCCGGGCCTTCTACGGCTGTGAGTACTTGTCACATCCATGATGCCTTGAGATGTGTGATGGGCAAGGGATAAGGTCCTGGGCTTTGGGCTAGGAGTGTGctgaggcagcagggcagtggcCAGGGGTACTGGGACCAGTCTGTTGTATGCAAGGCCCTATGTACACGTGCTCAGGATTGGGAGCAAACATCTGAACTCTGATCTTTGGACTTCAGCCCAgtgagcagcagtgctgtggtaCAAGGCAATGAGATACTGACCTGTCCCGGGAGACTCCCCGTTTTGCCGCTTAGGCTGGATGTGGCTTTAGAGGGTCTCCTTCAGGGACCAGATTCACAGAACTTTCTCCTGCGCTTCATCCCTGTGGCTCAGAGTTCTGCAGCTGAATGTTTGCTTCTGCTTGATGCAGGGCTGGCCTATTGCAGACACCTCTCCACGGTGCGAACCCACTTATCTGCGCTGGTTAACCACAACATTGTGTCTCCTGACGTGCCCTGCAATGCCAGCTCAGGACTGACTGTGGACATATGGCAGAGATACCTGCAGGACAGCACGGTAGGGCCAGTACTTTCAGGACGTGccagttgtggtgggcttgggatGTCCAGGGCAGTGTCACTTAAGCAGTTGTAGCATGGTAAGATAAAGCACGTTGTGAAGTTCCCCAAGAAGAGAAGTCAGacagcctgccccaggctgcacagACCCCAGGGCTCCTAATCTTCGACATGTGGAAGCCAGGGATTGATGGCTGCTCTCCGTAATGTGCTTCTATTCAGAGCCTGCCTGTGGCAGCATCTTGAGTGCCGTGGTCTTGAGCAGGGTCCCAGCATGCTGTTACGGCAGGACAGCTGGAGAGCTGCGACCAGTGCCGCAGTCCTGACATGCTGCCAGGGCTCTGAGGCGCAGCAGTGAGCCTGAGTGATTTTAGTAGGCCACTttctggctgtggtgagcccGTGTTTCCCCAAATGTCCACCTGCAGGGGCCTCTGGCTCTACTTCAGGCCAAGCAGAGATCTGAGAGATCATCTGCAATGAATGGGCAGCGAGTTTGCAGGAGGTCAGTGTCTGGACGCTAAAAGGAGGCATAGCCGGGCTGGGGTTGCCCTTCCTTCTGCCAGCTTATGGGCTATGATCCTGGCTGCATCTGTGCGCTGACTCGAAGCTCTTCCCACAGAGTTATGAGGACCAGGAGCTGCTGCGGCTGATCTACTATGGCGGGATCCAGCATGAGATCAGGAAGGCTGTCTGGCCCTTCCTTTTGGGCCATTATCAGTTTGGGATGACtgaggcagaaaggaaagaggtTGGTATGGGTGTtctgccagctcagcagcctggTGTATGGCATTGATGTGCCCTGGATATTTCACAGCTTGAAGTGTCTGTATGCCAGAGTCCACCCTGTGAACCCACTGGGCATTGTGTCccctttgctctgcagctttggCTAGGAGATGGGAGAAGGATTCAGGTAAGCAGGGATTGATAGGACTAAGCTCAGTGCTCCTCCCATGCAGCTTCTGGTTGCTTATGTTCGGTGCCTTGCACACCTCCGGAAGGCAGGAAGGAGATGGATGGTTGTTCTTCCATCCTAATTTTTGCAAGGTTTTGTGGGTCAGGCTCTGGCTGGCACTGTGCAGGAGATGAGTGACTTTATGTCCCATCTAGACATAGTTAATAGGAGCGGCACTTctctgtgcagggctgtgtgggggatgcaggagatgctggtttcTGGGCTTTTCCAGGGACAGCTGTTCAAAGACCCTCTGTCTCTAAACACCACAGGCTGATGACCAGATCCGCACCTGCTACGAGCACACCATGGCAGAGTGGCTGGGCTGCGAGGCCATCGTCCGGCAGCGGGAGAAGGAGTCgcatgcagcagctctggccaaATGCTCCTCTGGGGCCAGTCTGGATTCCCACATTCAGAGGATGATGCATAGGGACTCGACGATCAGCAATGAGGTgagggtgtgggggtgtggggagggctGTGCCCACCCAGGCGCTGTGTTGGCCTGTGCTACAAGGAGAGATGGAGACACAACTCTTGCTCACCCCCCTTCCCTGacctctgcctgcctctgtgcCTCCTTGCTCACTGTAATCCATGTGGAGCTGGAGCTTTCTTACCCGTTTTCTTTCATCTGCCTTTCCAGAGTGCTTAGCAGTAGGAGCAGGCATCTCCTGCAGCGTGGCCCCAGTTCCCATACTGTGTGGTACTGCACTGACCAAGAGGTTTTGGTCTGCAGGCCGTGACATATTGGAGATCTAACAAATTTTCTTTGGTTCTTGCAGCTGCAGTatccacagcagcactgaacagcTCTACATCTGTAACCCTGGGTGGGGTTGCTGGGCAtaggagcagcagggagagggcagggggtCCTGGCAGAGGGCAGTGGGGCAGCCAGCACCCCAGAACTCGTTTAGGGAGCCATGTGTCCAAATCCAGACACTCACCAGTCCTGTGAAATGTTCCTTGTGAATATTCCTGGAGAAAAAAGATGTTCGTTACCTGTTTTGCACTCCTGATGCACATCAGGATTAGCTCCATGGAAGCCGGTGTTGAAGCAGGGGGAGGAAGACCGTGTTTCTGGCACTGGCGGGCTGTGAAGCAGGTCAGTGGGTCTCTTGGCTCCCTTTTCCATCAGCTGATCAGCACAGAGGAAGCCTGGGCCACTGCCTgtgggcaggaggagctgggtggCTCTAGGAGGCTGCTAGGTGGCTCACAGCTCTGGCTGTGAAGGAGCCTGCCGGGCTCAGGGCAGCCATCGTGCCATCGTGGGACAGAGCTGGGCCCCAGCACCCGGGCACGTGGGCCTGGCTTTTGGCAGTGCAGCGAGGAGTTAGAGCCACAGCCCAAACCAGAGGGTGTGCAGGAAAAAGCCTGTTAAAGGAAAGGCAGTCCTTGGAACAGAGGCCAGGGAGTGTTTCCGTGTGGGCTTTGTCCCTGGAGAGGAGAACAGCTCGGCACAGCAGAGCAAGCAGTGCTGGCTTGTCTGACCTTGAGCTGCCACACCAGAGGAGAATGGAGGCCAAACTGAACGGGGCCTGCGAGGTGTGGCACTGGAGCCTGCCTTCATCGTCCTGTGCAGAGTTTGGGTGCTTTAGGAAAGAGATGAGCTCAGCCCCAACCGTGCggctgtgtgtgtgcagagagGGAGAGATGCAGGGAAGGCGAGTCTGTGTGAAAGAGCTGGACGATGCAGCTCTTGCAGGGGATGAGCGGAGGTGGGCTGCGCAGTCGGCGTTGCTGAAGCCCTAGGAATCATTCCCATCCCCACAGTATCTCCACTGTGGTGGTTCTTCTGTATCCACGTCTGCCTGTTCTGAGAACATGTGCTGGGAGGGGAGCTGGCAGAGTCAATACATGCGGAGGTTCACccttttcccatctcagcctgAAATTTCCTGTTATGAAATGCTCCCATGGTAATGGAGGAAAACCGTCCCCCTTCCTCGCTCCATCAGAGCCCTGCCCAGCAAACACCCACAGTATTAGGGTGGGGACAAcaactgctgctgttctgaaaGTGCCGTGTTTTCTTAAAACGCTATTGTTTGTGTGTGATGTCATTGCAATGCTCTGTACATCCTGGCTTGTGTGCAGcggcagcagccacaggctcCTGTGCTATGATCCGCCTGGTGCCGGGGCGGCTCACGTCCCAAGGAGGCTGCTCTGAAGGGAGGCTGCTTGCTTAGAGGGAGTCCATGAGGCAGAGCACCAaactggctgctgcagagcccagtGCTCCTTTTGTGCTTCAGCTGGAAGCCAGGAAAAGGGTGCTGTTGACTTTTAGAAGCACTGCCTTGACTGAGTCTGGCTTAAAACATCAATATTTGTcctttaagaaaaggaaaaaaaaacaacattaaaacattaataGGCTTGGAGGGATTGTTTTATAGCTTGTGACTTCATTGTTTATGTAAACGAAGATGCAGTGAGCTGCATTGCTGCCAAATTAGGACAGAGATTTGTAGAAATTTGCAATCCAAGGAGACAGCGTGACCTCTCCAAAGGCCAGAAGAAAGCAGTTCCTTTCAGATCCAGATGTACAGTGCTTGAACAACTGGATTGGCCTGGGACTTTGTTTTTGTCGTCTTCTCCAGCAGTAAATGTCAGTGCAGGCTGAGGCAGGGTCCTGCACTATGTGACAGATCTCTGTGACAGAGATGATGTGATGGGAACATCTTTCATGGGTCAAATATGAGAATTTTGTTGGATGCATTTTCTGCTTGCTCTTTACATGCAGATGTGCCTACCTCTGATAGCATGGTATGAGTCTTCCCTCCCAGTCCAGACACCATGCTCTTTGCCTTTTCACTggccttttccctctctcttgcAGTCttcacagagctgcagctctggccGACAAAATCATGCCCGGCTGCAGAGTGACTCCAGCTCCAGCACACAGGTGAGCAGCAGTGCGTTGTCTCCTCTTGCTCGTTCAGACACCGGCCACCCAACAGCATATGGCTCTCTGCCCCGGGCTGTTCGCTATTTGATAACTGTAATGATTTCTGTCAAACAGAAGCAGTAGTTGGAGGAGGTAAATGACTTGCAAACCTGCCTCTGGAGCCGCTAATGTCAGAACCGCACACTGCTTGGCGATGTTTAATATtcagcagcctgctctgcccAGGCTTGAATGACCAGCCCCTGTATGGCCTTCACAGTTGAGGGCCCTTGGATGCTCCGTATGTTGGTAGCCATGTGTTTAACCAACCTGTTTAAATAATGTTCTGCCCAGTACATTATGCTGAGTAAAAGCATAGTCCTTTGGAGCAGGCACTGTGGGCTCAGAGTTGTGCAAATGACCAAGCACTGACCTGCCAAATGCAGGCAGGGGAACCTAAATGCTGAGAACTGTGCCCAGAAATTCCTCCAAGAGTCTGGTCAAAATGAGGCAGAGAGCTAGATGCTCAGCTGAAGCTGTCTCTCGCTATAGTAAACAAGTGGAGCCACAGCCAGACATAGCACTAGTAAGTTAAAATGCCCTCAAGTCCTCTGAGCTTTCTTCCACTGGTTTGAGCTTGTTTGAGCCCTGCACATGTAGAACAGatctttctccctccccaccgTGGGGGAACGCGGACGTTCTTGCCCCAAGAGCTGCGTTCAGCTGTTAACTTTGCTGAATGCAGGGCATTTGCTCACTGTCACACAACCCTTTGCTTTGCAGGTGTTTGAATCTGTTGATGAAGTGGAACAGACTGAAGCGGATGCTCAGCTGGAAGATGGCAAACAAAGCAAGATCCCCAATGGGACGGTTCCCAACGGCACGTGTTCCCCTGATTCTGGCCACCCCTCTTCCCAAAACTTCTCCATCACATCGGGGTTCTCAGAGCGCAGCTTCAGCAATGAGGACAGTGCCCTGGAAACCAACAAATCCTTGGCCACCTCTCAGGGAAAGGCTGGTGGGTCTGACgtgccagccccacagcacctgGAGGGTGCCCAAcaggaggagaagctgcagggCCAAGACAGCCTGGAGGGTGAATTTCCCACCGGTGGAAGCATGGACTTTGTTCCTGTGGTTGAGAGCGCAGCCAGGGTCCTGCATGATCGTGATGCTGTGGCCCTGACTGTGGTAGAGAGCTGGGCAGACAGTgaagctgaaaagcagagcttGGTGGAGAGTGAAGATAACCTCTCTGAGGAGCCAGAGATGGAGAGTTTGTACCCACAGCTGGATTCTCTGACTGTAGCTGATCTGGCCAACAGTGAAACATCTGCTGTCTCCTCCATGGGCGTCACCTACTCTGTAAGTGCAGACTTCTTCACTGGGTGGGTTTCTTCCCGAGTGCCTCACTATTTACCTGCATTTGCCCTGTGCCAATCCTGAAGTTGAATGTACTACTCCCTTCCACCCAAACTGCCCTGTCGCTCTGTTGCCCTTGcaactttctttttgttttttatttgaaaacaaatcagctttgcttttgttttgggcagccagagctgctggacaTGTACACGGTGAATCTGCACCGCATTGAGAAGGATGTGCAGCGGTGTGACCGCAACTACTGGTACTTCACCCCTGCCAACCTGGAGAAACTCCGCAACATCATGTGCAGGTAGGAGCTgtgggggtgagggtgggggcCTTCCGACACTCCCTGCGATGGGAGCAGGCTCCCGATGCTGCTGGGTGGTTTCCCTGAATTCGCCTTGAGGCTGGAGCCTCAAACTTTGTTGTGGTTACAGAGTTTTGCCTCCTTGCCTTCCTCCCCCAAATCCTCTCGTCATCCCCGAACTGGGGCCACAGCTCCAAGGGCCTCACACTTGGCAGTCTGAGGAGTCTGGCCATCCTGCCTTGTGCTGCTCTGCCCCGTGACTGCTGTCTGTCTGGGTCGTTGGCCAAAGCAGAGggctccctggggctgcccaggcACACTGCCTTGCGCTCTGAACCCAGTGCAGCCCACCTGCTCTCTGGAATATGTCTGGAAAATGCTTTAATGAGGATCAGCCCGCAGAGCTGTAGTGCTAATGAGGAAGTGCCTGAAGCAACCAAGTGGTTAGTGCCTCCCCACGAACCCAGGAGACGGCAATACCTGGGTGCATTTCTCATTCTCTTTGCTTAGTCCCTGTACTAAGAGGTTGCTGTGTGACATTCACTGACTCAAAtcagccccagctcagcagctgcgGCTGTTTCAGGGGCAGCGAAAGCTAAAATAATACTGCCCATATTGCAGATATGAGGAGAAGCTGCTATTTCATTAGAGCTGTCACTTTATCTGACAGCCAGCATTGGAGATCTCTGCTGAGATAAGACCTACAACACAGCAGATTTTGGAAAACTAGCGGGCAGGATGGAAAAGATTGTTCCCTTGTGCCAGCAGTGGCTCTGAGTCCTTTCTGAACACGTTTTGACTTGCTACCAAATATGGGAAGATATCTCCGCAGGACTGCCTGCTTCCTGGGACGCTGGGTCCAGGGAGGCAAAGCAGGCGATACTATGCAAAGTGCACCAAGAGGATGAATTGAGGGGGAAGGGCGAAAATGAGAGATGAATTAACAAACTCTTTTCAGTCTCTGCCCTTTGACCAACTACCCTGCCTTGCTGTGCTTTCCACCCTGCACTGATTTCCGTGCAATGGCCATGGCACAGCCCTGGATCAACACCCTGCCATGGCCATGGCCATCCAAGACTGTGCCATGCGTGGCTTACCTAAAAGCCACCACAGGAGCCTAAGCATTTACAGGCCAGCTATAGAGGAATGGAGCACAGGTGTAACAGAataaagaaatctgattttccCTGCTTGCTGCCATGCACTGGTGGCAGCATGTAGGAAGTGCCAGCATCCCTGGAACAGAGGCAGGGCATGGACAAGCAAGGCTGTGGCACTCAtgcctggcacagggagggctCACGGGCCACCTTTCCCGCTCTCTCACACAGCTACATCTGGCAGCACATTGAGATTGGCTATGTGCAGGGGATGTGTGACCTGCTAGCCCCTCTCCTGGTCATCCTGGATGATGGTGAGTGGGTGGCTCTGCTCCGCTTTCCCCTTGCCTTTGTGGGAGCATGTGGGGGGATctgctgggatgctggtggcCCTTTGCAGTGGGAGGGTCCCATGCTCAGAGgtgtggagcagctgctggaagggtCCCATTGGGCCTTGATGCTGTCTGACTCCCAggagcccagcctggggacaaTGTGTATTTTTTGCAGTGTGAGCTGTCTTTCCAAGGCTGGTCCCTACCGTATGCCCCTGACCGTGTGTGGAGTGGGGTGGAATATTCCTGCTGCGGGTGGATGGCAGGGTATGGAGATGCGGGTGCAGATGCAGCAGTGTCCGTACAGCCGAGCAATGACTGTCTCTCCTTTCTGTGCAGAGGCTCTGGCTTTCAGCTGTTTCACTGAGCTTATGAAGAGGATGAATCAGAACTTCCCCCACGGAGGAGCCATGGACACCCACTTTGCCAACATGAGATCTCTGATCCAGGTAGGGGGGTCCTGGCACAGTGATGGCAGCCTCTCAAACCAGAGGGGGAAAGCTGTTCTAGGGGTGGGGTCTCAGAGGGGCTGAGAGGAGCTTTCAGTggtgggaagcaggagggagagcaggggaCTGTAAAGACAGCCTGGAGTAATGTGTGCTAGAATTGCAAAGGAGGGAGAAGCTGAGTGGAAGGTGGTGTGGTATGTGGAAGGAGAACGGTGGGAATGGAGGAAAGCAGGCAGAGGGAAGTCTGGTGCCTCTGGTGTGTACTTCTgagtttccttttgcttttcttgacaGATTCTGGACTCTGAGCTCTTTGAGCTGATGCACCAGAATGGTGATTACACTCATTTCTACTTCTGCTACCGATGGTTTCTGCTGGACTTCAAGAGAGGTGTGTGCTGAGACCAGCAAATGGGGAGGGAAGGCAAGGTCTGCCATGCTTCTCAATACACTCTGCAACTTCAGCTGTTTGAAGTTAACTTTTTACCATGTGtccctgttttgcttttccctggtAGATTTGTGGCTGACTCTTTTTGTCTAGATACAGGACCTGTTgttccagagctgctggtgagcCTTTGCCAGGTTTGCATCCTGAAACCTGTGCCACCTGCTGCAGGCCAGAATATTTATCTCTGCAGATGACTGACTTACTGCTTCCAAGTGGAACAAGTTCTTGTGGGAAGAAACCACCCAGTGTGTCTTCCCCCTGCTGCTGTGAAGTCTGAGTCAGGATGGTTGTAAACCCATGGCTGGTGTAGTGACTGCTgggctttttcctctgttaacAGAGCTGGTGTATGATGATGTGTTCGCCGTCTGGGAAACCATCTGGGCAGCTGCACATGTTTCCTCTGCACACTATGTGCTCTTCATCGCCCTGGCTTTGGTGGAAATGTACCGGGACATAATCTTGGAGAACAACATGGATTTTACAGACATCATCAAGTTTTTCAACGGTAAAGCTTGTGTTCTTGGGCTGAATTTGTGGCAGGTGCAGATATAGGCGGCACATGTCTGTCTGACTACAGACAGCCATATCTGGGCTATACTggtaaatgtttaaaacaagTAGAGCAGTATGTGGTTGTGTGATGCTGATACTTGGAACGCGATGGTAAAGAGCCCCATTGCCCCAGACTAGGCTCTGGGGGGGACTGGTGATGCCTGGGGAAAGCCAGCCTGCCAGCCTTGGCAACAGCCCACCTTGCTGTGCTTGAAGGGAGCTGTGAGTGTAGGTTGTGCTTCCTGCTGGCTGTAATCATGCTGAGAGGAGCTGGATAACGATGGCTCTTCAGAGTCAGATGTCTCTGCGAGGGATGGTGCTTGGGAACTTGGGCAGGAGTTCACAGCTTTGTCTCCTGCACAGAGCTtggctgagcagcagggagctgtgagGCGGGGGGCACTCCTCAAGATGTGGGACTGCTCAGGTCTAGCCCCTTTGTGGGTTCCTTCTGTCTGTTCCAGAAATGGCTGAGCGGCACAACACCAAGCAGATCCTGAAGCTGGCTCGGGACCTTGTCTATAAAGTCCAGACTCTGATCGAGAACAAATGAAGGATGTGGGGAGGAAGATGAGGCATCCAGACAAAGAGCCAGAACTCCCCTTCAATgcttcctccccttctcctttaTCTTGAAGTGCCACACCTGTGGAAATAAGGTAGTTGGACACATGCTGCTGTCTAAACTGGAAGTACCCTTAGCTCTCTGagtgctgtgttcagtgttAGGCCCAAGGGCCCCGGCTCAGATCTTCGCAGCCTTCTTCAGTGACTTAACCAAAGATCCGTACAATTGCATTTCACTGCTACGGACTTGCTTTGGAAGCAGGACCCAGGCAGTCGCTTCCTTGCcttgctgcaggagaagggcagcaaGTGTTGTTACTACCACGACTGCTGAGGCAGTTGCCAGCATCCCAGATCGGAGCTCGGGGTTtgggagagcagagctgccagccctcCTCAGGGCTGACTCGGGCTCGACAGCCTTTGTTGGAAGGGGACGAAGCTGCTTGCTTGGACAGCCATTACCCTGTGGCATGGGGaagccagccagcccagccagcctgaGCAATACAGGGATGCTGCCAGTACTCGGTTTCTTACTGTCATTATGAGGTTCTGCCAGTAACAGAGAGAGACTTTGAtcacagaaatttttcttttgatcttgTCCCTTGATGCATAGCATCCCCTTTAGTATTTTTTTAGGGCTCTGTTCTCTCCCTGGGATTTTTACATCGTTTGATACTACAGCATCTGAGCACACAAGAGTTTCATATCTGGATGGGTTTTCAGAAAAGCTCCAAATTCAACATGgggtttttctttcaaattccGGCCTCTGTAGTGCGCTCTGAACACTGGAAAATCTGGTCCTAACCTCCTCTGGGAACTCTAGACTTGAGGTTTTCTTACCTGCCTTACTCTAGTTGCTTCTGTTAGGAGTCTGGTCTCCCTGTCATTCTCTGCAACCCCTGTTAGGAGGAGCTCCTTGGAAGGCAAGCCAGAGCTCCCGGCTTTGGTGGCTGTCCTGACTTTCCCTCTGAAGGtgcctctctcttcctctgttAATTTAAAGACCAGCTCCTCAAAGCTAGACAGTGCAAACAGTCCCCATGGTGCCTGCAGgttttctgtgtgcttctgGGGCTGGCTGCA contains these protein-coding regions:
- the SGSM1 gene encoding small G protein signaling modulator 1 isoform X2; amino-acid sequence: MAAASAEAETRQRLLRTVKKEVKQIMEEAVTRKFVHEDSSHIISFCAAVEACVLYGLKRRAAGFLRSNKIAALFMKVGKSFPLAEELCKKVQDLEQLIENARNQVQSIPENARKMPKLPNLSPQAIKHLWIRTALFEKVLDKIVHYLVENSSKYYEKEALLMDPVDGPILASLLVGPCALEYTKMKTADHFWTDPSADELVQRHRIHSSHCRQDSPTKRPALCIQKRHSSGSMDDRPSLSARDYVESLHQNSRATLLYGKNNVLVQPRDDMEAIPGYLSLHQTADIMALKWTPNQLMNGSVGDLDYEKSVYWDYAMTIHLEEIVYLHCHQQDSGGTVVLVSQDGIQRPPLRFPRGGHLLQFLSCLENGLLPHGQLDPPLWSQRGKGKVFPKLRKRSPQGSSESASDKEDDEATDYVFRIIYPGTQSEFVPQDLMDTPGAGLPPMWQPSTRKSSCSSCSQSGSSDGGPSNGCSHERAPLKLLCDNMKYQILSRAFYGWLAYCRHLSTVRTHLSALVNHNIVSPDVPCNASSGLTVDIWQRYLQDSTSYEDQELLRLIYYGGIQHEIRKAVWPFLLGHYQFGMTEAERKEADDQIRTCYEHTMAEWLGCEAIVRQREKESHAAALAKCSSGASLDSHIQRMMHRDSTISNESSQSCSSGRQNHARLQSDSSSSTQVFESVDEVEQTEADAQLEDGKQSKIPNGTVPNGTCSPDSGHPSSQNFSITSGFSERSFSNEDSALETNKSLATSQGKAGGSDVPAPQHLEGAQQEEKLQGQDSLEGEFPTGGSMDFVPVVESAARVLHDRDAVALTVVESWADSEAEKQSLVESEDNLSEEPEMESLYPQLDSLTVADLANSETSAVSSMGVTYSPELLDMYTVNLHRIEKDVQRCDRNYWYFTPANLEKLRNIMCSYIWQHIEIGYVQGMCDLLAPLLVILDDEALAFSCFTELMKRMNQNFPHGGAMDTHFANMRSLIQILDSELFELMHQNGDYTHFYFCYRWFLLDFKRELVYDDVFAVWETIWAAAHVSSAHYVLFIALALVEMYRDIILENNMDFTDIIKFFNEMAERHNTKQILKLARDLVYKVQTLIENK
- the SGSM1 gene encoding small G protein signaling modulator 1 isoform X3, which translates into the protein MAAASAEAETRQRLLRTVKKEVKQIMEEAVTRKFVHEDSSHIISFCAAVEACVLYGLKRRAAGFLRSNKIAALFMKVGKSFPLAEELCKKVQDLEQLIENARNQVQSIPENARKMPKLPNLSPQAIKHLWIRTALFEKVLDKIVHYLVENSSKYYEKEALLMDPVDGPILASLLVGPCALEYTKMKTADHFWTDPSADELVQRHRIHSSHCRQDSPTKRPALCIQKRHSSGSMDDRPSLSARDYVESLHQNSRATLLYGKNNVLVQPRDDMEAIPGYLSLHQTADIMALKWTPNQLMNGSVGDLDYEKSVYWDYAMTIHLEEIVYLHCHQQVDSGGTVVLVSQDGIQRPPLRFPRGGHLLQFLSCLENGLLPHGQLDPPLWSQRGKGKVFPKLRKRSPQGSSESASDKEDDEATDYVFRIIYPGTQSEFVTINGNFHPFLASVISITAVRGKIARTPAASKMAVIPKWFPSLLITSQPPLAVLGAARHQLPQDLMDTPGAGLPPMWQPSTRKSSCSSCSQSGSSDGGPSNGCSHERAPLKLLCDNMKYQILSRAFYGWLAYCRHLSTVRTHLSALVNHNIVSPDVPCNASSGLTVDIWQRYLQDSTSYEDQELLRLIYYGGIQHEIRKAVWPFLLGHYQFGMTEAERKEADDQIRTCYEHTMAEWLGCEAIVRQREKESHAAALAKCSSGASLDSHIQRMMHRDSTISNESSQSCSSGRQNHARLQSDSSSSTQVFESVDEVEQTEADAQLEDGKQSKIPNGTVPNGTCSPDSGHPSSQNFSITSGFSERSFSNEDSALETNKSLATSQGKAGGSDVPAPQHLEGAQQEEKLQGQDSLEGEFPTGGSMDFVPVVESAARVLHDRDAVALTVVESWADSEAEKQSLVESEDNLSEEPEMESLYPQLDSLTVADLANSETSAVSSMGVTYSPELLDMYTVNLHRIEKDVQRCDRNYWYFTPANLEKLRNIMCSYIWQHIEIGYVQGMCDLLAPLLVILDDEALAFSCFTELMKRMNQNFPHGGAMDTHFANMRSLIQILDSELFELMHQNGDYTHFYFCYRWFLLDFKRELVYDDVFAVWETIWAAAHVSSAHYVLFIALALVEMYRDIILENNMDFTDIIKFFNEMAERHNTKQILKLARDLVYKVQTLIENK
- the SGSM1 gene encoding small G protein signaling modulator 1 isoform X1 codes for the protein MAAASAEAETRQRLLRTVKKEVKQIMEEAVTRKFVHEDSSHIISFCAAVEACVLYGLKRRAAGFLRSNKIAALFMKVGKSFPLAEELCKKVQDLEQLIENARNQVQSIPENARKMPKLPNLSPQAIKHLWIRTALFEKVLDKIVHYLVENSSKYYEKEALLMDPVDGPILASLLVGPCALEYTKMKTADHFWTDPSADELVQRHRIHSSHCRQDSPTKRPALCIQKRHSSGSMDDRPSLSARDYVESLHQNSRATLLYGKNNVLVQPRDDMEAIPGYLSLHQTADIMALKWTPNQLMNGSVGDLDYEKSVYWDYAMTIHLEEIVYLHCHQQVDSGGTVVLVSQDGIQRPPLRFPRGGHLLQFLSCLENGLLPHGQLDPPLWSQRGKGKVFPKLRKRSPQGSSESASDKEDDEATDYVFRIIYPGTQSEFVPQDLMDTPGAGLPPMWQPSTRKSSCSSCSQSGSSDGGPSNGCSHERAPLKLLCDNMKYQILSRAFYGWLAYCRHLSTVRTHLSALVNHNIVSPDVPCNASSGLTVDIWQRYLQDSTSYEDQELLRLIYYGGIQHEIRKAVWPFLLGHYQFGMTEAERKEADDQIRTCYEHTMAEWLGCEAIVRQREKESHAAALAKCSSGASLDSHIQRMMHRDSTISNESSQSCSSGRQNHARLQSDSSSSTQVFESVDEVEQTEADAQLEDGKQSKIPNGTVPNGTCSPDSGHPSSQNFSITSGFSERSFSNEDSALETNKSLATSQGKAGGSDVPAPQHLEGAQQEEKLQGQDSLEGEFPTGGSMDFVPVVESAARVLHDRDAVALTVVESWADSEAEKQSLVESEDNLSEEPEMESLYPQLDSLTVADLANSETSAVSSMGVTYSPELLDMYTVNLHRIEKDVQRCDRNYWYFTPANLEKLRNIMCSYIWQHIEIGYVQGMCDLLAPLLVILDDEALAFSCFTELMKRMNQNFPHGGAMDTHFANMRSLIQILDSELFELMHQNGDYTHFYFCYRWFLLDFKRELVYDDVFAVWETIWAAAHVSSAHYVLFIALALVEMYRDIILENNMDFTDIIKFFNEMAERHNTKQILKLARDLVYKVQTLIENK